The nucleotide window CCGCCGGGAACGACGCCGAGTGCGTACCGCCCGCGAACGGCGAGATACCACGAGAGGAAGACGGGTGCGGGGACGAACGCGAGCGCCCAGACGCCCGCCTCCACCATCCGAAGCAGTGGCAATCCGGCCGCGAGGGCAGCCGTATCGGCGAGGATCGCGCCACCCGCCGAGCGGACGACGCCGACACCGACCCCGGTGTACTCGAGGTAGTACGCGAAGCCGGCCACACCAGCGGCAGCGGCGCCGATGGTCGCCGTCCGGGGGCGGATCGTCCACGTGAGCACCGTCGCCGCTGCGAGCACCGCGCCGACGAGCGCGAGCAGTTCTCGCGTTCCTCCGACGACTCGCGTCACGTCGTAGAGAACGCTCACGTACGACGCCGTCAGGAGCAGGACACAGCCGATGGCAAGCAGCCGGAACGGGCCAGTACCGGTCGTTTGCTCGAGGTCGAGCCGTATCGTCCGATCGCCGGCGTGGGAGTCCGACGGGGCGCTCACGTGCTCACCCCCGTATCGGTTCTGTCGGAGCCGCCGGGACCTGCCCCGCCGGCCCGGCCTCGAGTCGATCGACCGTGCCGACCCACTTCGTCGCGACCCGTGAACTGCTCGAACGGCACTGTTCGACCGGCGACGACGACGCGAACGCCCTCGGCGTCGGCTCGGACCAGAACGTCTGCCGCTTGCCGCTGTCGCTCCTCGAGGTCGCCGCCCTCGAGGATGGCAAGCCGGCGGAGGAGGTCCCACCGGTGGCGGTCGCCCGCTCCCGGTGCGGTGTCGCCGCTGGGCAGAGCCAATCCGACGGTGACGCCGGCCTCGAGCAGGTACGTCGTAATGGTCGCGACGGCTATCGCCGCTTCGTCGGCCCAGCCGGGGTGGCAGTCGGCGGCGACGGTCACGGTGCCCGCGTCCGCGTCGGTGTCGTACTCCGTGACGACGAGGTCGTCGTCGGGCCGTTTGGCGGTGGCGTTCCAGTTGATGTCTCGCAGGGCGTCGCCGTGCTGGTACGCCCGCAGGGAGTCAAACGCTGTTCGATCCTGCTCATCGGTCGATCCGACGACCGTCGAGAGCGTTTGTCGGGCAGACCCGTGAAGGTCGTAGACGTGGGGGTAGACGAGCACCGACGACTGTGTCTCGTACTCGAACCGTCGTTCGACGAGGCCGAAGGCGTCACTGACGGTGAGCGTCAGCGGTCCGAGCCGGTGCTCGCCGCGCTCCTCGAGTCGAACCGCGTAGCTGAAGCGCTCGTCACCCTCGAGGATCGTTTCCAGAACGGGTTCGCAGTCGTTGTCGCCGCTGTCGGTCGTGGCTGCCGACTCGTCCCCGACGACCGAGAGCCCGCCGCCGACGGCATCGCGAACGGTCGCCGAGACGGTGCCGGCGCTCTCGATGTCGATGTCGATCGGTCGCCGGTCGCCGACGAACCCGTCCGAGACGGGAGTCCGCTCGACCGTGGGTCGGTCGACTCGAGCGGTCGTAAGCAGGCCGGCGACCAGCACGACCAGCAGTGGCGTGACGACGGCGTTCAACGCTCGCGGGCCGAACTGCCACGCCATGCCGACCGAGGCCGCGAGCACGACGACGACGGCCCAGCCGCGGACGGTCACTCGCATCGTCACTCGACGGGGACGCGCTCAAGGGCGTTCGCGACGATCGTCTCGGCATCGCGGTCGCGGTCGGTCGTCCTGATTCGGTGCGGAAAGACGACGGGGGCCTCGGTCTGGACGTCGTCGGGGAGGACGTAGTCGCGGCCAGCGATGGCGGCCCGCGCCTGAGCCGCCCGCAGGAGGGCGATGGAACCGCGCGGACTGACGCCGATGTGAGCGTGCTCGCGGGTGTCGCCGGCCAGTCGGGTGACGTACTCCCGAACCGGTCGCTCGACGCGGACGGTGGCGACGGTCTCGCGGGCGGCGATAAGCGTTTTCCGGTCGGTTACCGACTCGAGGGAATCGATCGGGTGGTGGCCGACTGTTCGCCCGAGCAGTTCGGCCTCCGCCTCGGGGTCGGGGTAGCCGAGTTCGAGTTTCTTCATGAATCGGTCGAGTTCGGCGAAGGGAAGGTCGTAGGTTCGATTCGGCTCGGTGGCGTTCTGAGTCGCGATGACGGTAAACGGCTCGGGAAGGTCTCGAGTCTCGCCATCGGCCGTCACTTGCCCTTCCTCCATGGCCTCGAGCAGCGCCGACTGGGTTTTCGGCGGTGCGCGGTTGATCTCGTCGCCCAGCACGACGTTGCCGAAG belongs to Natronorubrum aibiense and includes:
- a CDS encoding DUF58 domain-containing protein; this encodes MRVTVRGWAVVVVLAASVGMAWQFGPRALNAVVTPLLVVLVAGLLTTARVDRPTVERTPVSDGFVGDRRPIDIDIESAGTVSATVRDAVGGGLSVVGDESAATTDSGDNDCEPVLETILEGDERFSYAVRLEERGEHRLGPLTLTVSDAFGLVERRFEYETQSSVLVYPHVYDLHGSARQTLSTVVGSTDEQDRTAFDSLRAYQHGDALRDINWNATAKRPDDDLVVTEYDTDADAGTVTVAADCHPGWADEAAIAVATITTYLLEAGVTVGLALPSGDTAPGAGDRHRWDLLRRLAILEGGDLEERQRQAADVLVRADAEGVRVVVAGRTVPFEQFTGRDEVGRHGRSTRGRAGGAGPGGSDRTDTGVST
- a CDS encoding AAA family ATPase, encoding MTDANSQSRPGGNRTPGPIDVTAVAELATELESNVADVIVGHGEAIEHVVTAILGRGHVLLEDVPGVGKTMLARAIATSVDCTFSRVQFTPDLLPADVTGVNVFNQQTREFEFQPGPVFGNVVLGDEINRAPPKTQSALLEAMEEGQVTADGETRDLPEPFTVIATQNATEPNRTYDLPFAELDRFMKKLELGYPDPEAEAELLGRTVGHHPIDSLESVTDRKTLIAARETVATVRVERPVREYVTRLAGDTREHAHIGVSPRGSIALLRAAQARAAIAGRDYVLPDDVQTEAPVVFPHRIRTTDRDRDAETIVANALERVPVE